A region from the Vibrio artabrorum genome encodes:
- a CDS encoding threonine aldolase family protein, protein MSMDLRQQCNLLLSGHLEPSPAQTFSQMAEWCEKHNISHDSYGDGEFIESFEAKVADLLGYEAAVFVITGTMNQATALQIACQEKRNPVVAMHESSHIMRHERQGYQLQNRFNVLPVGNAFRTWNVDDLKAWPDEIAAALYELPMREIGGQLPEWEELETIKHYCKAQSIHLHMDGARLWECAAYYQKPYREIANGFDTAYVSLYKGLNGLGGSLLLGDKAFVAKASAWMKRQGGNVYHRTPYVVSAAMQFDERLDLMPALYERTKQVYQILQDYPQFTVNPQQPQANMLHLYLPVSYEDGIIVRDNIAKKHKIWIGNPAISEWPNQCKIEWYVGDNLLNLPDHELIDILDLINEELI, encoded by the coding sequence CTCTCAGATGGCAGAATGGTGTGAGAAGCACAATATAAGCCATGATAGTTATGGTGATGGAGAGTTTATAGAAAGCTTTGAAGCCAAAGTTGCCGATTTGCTCGGCTATGAAGCTGCCGTGTTTGTCATTACAGGTACAATGAACCAGGCAACCGCCCTACAGATCGCGTGCCAAGAAAAAAGAAATCCAGTAGTGGCGATGCATGAGTCGAGTCATATCATGCGTCATGAACGCCAAGGGTATCAGCTTCAAAATCGATTCAACGTGTTGCCCGTCGGAAATGCATTTCGAACTTGGAATGTCGACGACTTAAAAGCATGGCCCGATGAAATTGCAGCGGCTTTATATGAATTGCCGATGCGAGAAATTGGCGGGCAATTACCTGAGTGGGAAGAGCTAGAAACGATTAAGCATTACTGCAAAGCGCAATCCATTCATCTGCATATGGATGGTGCGCGCTTGTGGGAGTGCGCTGCGTATTATCAAAAGCCATACCGTGAGATAGCTAACGGTTTCGATACTGCTTATGTATCGCTGTATAAAGGTCTCAATGGCCTTGGTGGTTCGTTACTGTTAGGCGATAAAGCCTTTGTGGCAAAAGCATCGGCGTGGATGAAGCGTCAAGGTGGCAATGTCTATCATCGAACGCCTTATGTGGTGTCAGCGGCCATGCAATTTGATGAGCGATTAGACCTGATGCCTGCGCTATATGAACGCACCAAACAGGTTTATCAAATATTACAAGATTACCCTCAGTTCACGGTTAACCCGCAACAACCGCAGGCTAACATGCTTCACCTTTATCTACCGGTGAGCTACGAAGACGGCATTATTGTGAGGGATAACATCGCCAAGAAGCATAAAATTTGGATCGGGAACCCAGCGATCAGCGAATGGCCAAACCAATGTAAGATTGAATGGTATGTTGGTGATAACTTACTGAATTTGCCGGATCATGAGCTGATCGACATTCTTGATTTGATTAACGAAGAGCTGATTTGA